A portion of the Trichomycterus rosablanca isolate fTriRos1 chromosome 17, fTriRos1.hap1, whole genome shotgun sequence genome contains these proteins:
- the immp1l gene encoding mitochondrial inner membrane protease subunit 1: protein MVPRIFSKILGFIGYTVQYGCIAHCTFEYIGELVICSGPSMEPTITSHDVVFSERISRHLYRIQKGDVVIAKSLFDPNMNICKRVIGLEGDKVCTSGPSDSFKTHTFVPRGHVWLEGDNLGNSTDSRSYGPVPYALIRGRVWYKVWPHHSVGSLNESPNNGRILRTDQ from the exons ATGGTGCCGCGGATATTCAGTAAGATTTTGGGCTTTATAGGCTACACAGTGCAGTACGGCTGCATCGCACACTGCACGTTCGAGTACATCGGAGAGCTTGTCATA TGTTCAGGTCCGTCCATGGAGCCAACGATCACCAGTCATGATGTGGTTTTCTCAGAGAGAATCAGCCGACACCTTTACCGCATCCAAAA AGGTGATGTAGTAATCGCTAAGAGCCTGTTTGATCCGAACATGAACATCTGTAAACGAGTGATCGGACTGGAGGGAGATAAAGTCTGTACCAGTGGACCTTCAGACTCcttcaaaacacacacattc gtacccAGAGGTCACGTGTGGTTAGAAGGTGATAATCTCGGTAACTCTACAGACTCGAGGAGTTATGGCCCTGTACCCTACGCTCTCATTCGGGGCCGAGTTTGGTATAAG gtgtgGCCCCACCACAGTGTCGGATCGCTGAATGAGAGCCCCAATAATGGACGGATTCTACGCACCGatcaataa